From the genome of Henningerozyma blattae CBS 6284 chromosome 8, complete genome:
aataaaagaaaattacaatataataataattacaattctaataaaaaattgaaattatcaaaattaaataccCATTCTCACTCACCCTCACAAACAATCACTCCTCCAAGAACCCCAACGACTTCTCATCAAATATTCAACCAAccagaattattaaacatcATCTTATCAAACTtagattcaaattctttattcaattgtttaaaaGTCTCGAAATTATGGTATCATTCAACTATCCCATTTATTGAAACTCAAAATTTAacatttaaatcttttaaacaattggaaacatttaataataataatttaactaAATTAGTGAATTATTCTCCAAAGAGTTTAATGttacaaaatattcatcaaTCATCAATCATTCcacaaaatatttctttaaaaaatctaattcatttatCCTATCATAATTGTTCTAAAATTTTACCTCCAATAGATTGGTTTGTTAGTGAAAATTTACAAAGCTTAAAATCCTTAACAATTTCcaataatcaattattagatgataaTTATCTTCTAAGTATTTCAccttttttaaagaatttgaaatatttagatttaaGAGCTtgttataatatttcaGATATAGGTATTACCTCCATAGCTACAAATTGTCCAAACTTAATCTTTATCAATTTAAATAGGAAAAAACACTTCATTGCAACTAAGAAAAACCATATTATCTCAAGTATAAGTTTAATGGCAATTGCaaattatacaaatattaaaatcttgGGAATTAGTGGTAGTTCCATTTGTGATGCCGGAAtgtttcaattgattaagAATAGAGGCAAACATCTTATTACACTATCTATTAATGATTGTACTTTGTTAACAAACcattcattaaaaatattctctaataatttcaaattattaccaatttTAACAAGATTAGAAATTTgtagaattgaaaaaaatttcggaaattttaatttaaagtCTTTACAAAATTGGAGATTgaaaaatcatttgaatttattacaaatcaAATTTACGAACCATCATCATCTTAAATCgcatcatcattttttataGTTTAATTGTTCTCATATGTATTATTCTcaattttgtattattcttatttcatttgtattatttatttatttttttatttttttaatttttaccTGTTGAAATTTGCGTCGCGTTAGTTCGTGTTTTAGttgaaagatttttttaaaataaaaaaattaaatttaaaaaaaaccatcatataattatttaaattttgacttgaaaatttaaaaattcgaCAACAAAgttcatcaaataatgagTGAATCTAGTAGATATAATCAAAAACCATCTCGTTACAATCCTTCAACCTCAATTAGAGGTAGAGGTAATTACCAATCTTCTCGAGGGAGAGCCCCTTATCATAGGTCAAATagatatcatcatcataacAACAACGCTCCGAATCAATACAGCGAATCTTATACACCATATAATTCAACATATAATACACCATACAATGCACAATACAATCAACCCCCAAACCAAGAGCCAAACAGATACTATCAAAATCAACAAACAACTTTTCATAACAACAGAAGATATGATCCTTCATATTCTCAACAgtattcttcttcaaataaccGATATCAATATTCTCAACAATCATATCAAGATCAAGAACTTCCATCGCCTTATGATGATAACACCAActctaataatataacttCACAggacaataataataataataataataataataatacgactcataaaaattatataccTCGTCATTCACCCATTCCTTACCATACCCGTGGTAGTGAATCTAATAACACTAATGGACaatcttcatcaaatgGTATTAGCATTCCTACCACTAATAATGGTATCAATAAATCTCCAATACCGAAAGAAAAAAGGATGGAAGATAGCATATCACCGTTCTTTTATTTGACAGACATTGATAAATCAATagataaatcaattgatccaactttatttaatagaacaaaacaaatttatGAAATAAGTGAAGAgttagataaaaaattatatgatcatgaatttcaattgtttaaaaatgaattggAATTTGGTTTATTGACATCTCAAAGTGAAAGAGATCAATTAAACGTTCAATTAACTCAAGAAAAATTGGATTCCTTATTAATGAGATAGTgtgtattattatcaatgaCGTTTAACTTTGATGCTTAAATTTAacatttaaattctttcgAATAATAGATAGGACTATATAacgatttttttttattattattttttttataattttttttttgttagtTTAGTTGatagaatataataaataatctcctttctttcaaaatatattattttgaacaaaataatttcaaattaaacgttttcaattttttcataaccctattattaattaaattttataccccgaaaatattaatttccaatataataaataataaataaagtaataaaattgaatgtattctaaaaatattttaacaatATAGGAGAAAAACTCAcctatttatatatatatataaaccCAATTGTgttcaataaataatcgCTGTTGGAAATGTCATTTGCTGAACAAGTACAAACCGATAGTTGTGCATTTAACGCCTTGTTATGGGTTGTTTTTTCATTCggaattttgaaatttgttAGTTTCACCTTGAGATATGTTTCATTAATTGCTGATCTATTCTTCTTACCAAAAACTAATTTTAAGAAGTACGGTGCCAAAGCTGGTTCATACGCAGTCATTTCAGGTGCTTCTGATGGTATTGGTAAAGAATATGCTGGGCAATTGGCTCAACGTGGTTTCAATTTGGTTTTAATCTCTAGAACTTTATCTAAATTAGAAACTTTACAGAAAGAATTCGAaactaaatataaaattcaaGTTAGAATCTTGGCTATTGATATTTCTCAAGatgttaaagaaaattatattgctattaaagaaatttgcAGCGAATTGCCAATTACTGTTTTGATTAACAATGTGGGAAGATCTCATTCTATCCCTGTCCCATTTTTAGAGACTGAAGAACAAGAAATCAGAGATATTATCACCATCAACAATACTGCTACTTTGATGATTACTCAAATCATTGCTCCAATGATCGTAAACACTGTCAAACGTGGTAACAAAAAGCACTGTGGTTTGATCTTAACTATGGGTTCTTTTGGTGGTTTAATCCCTACTCCACTATTAGCTACTTATAGTGGTTCTAAATCTTTCTTACAAGCTTGGTCCAATTCTTTAGCCGGTGAATTGAAATCTTCTAACATCGATGTCGAATTAGTCAACTCCTACTTGGTCACAAGTGCCATGTCAAAGATTAGAAGAACCTCGGTGATGATTCCAAATCCAAGACAATTCGTTAAAGCTACTTTGAATAGTGTTGGAACTCGTGGTGGTTCTCAAAATAGATTCGCTACTATGACTCCATACTGGTCACATGCTCTGTACCAATTTGTTATTAGTGAAACTATTGGTGTATACTCCAAACTAGtcaattctattaattATTCCATGCATAAATCTATTCGTGCAAGAGCATTAAGAAAGGCTGCTAGAGATGccaaaaagaattaatctTGTTTCTCTCCTTTTATACGCTCTTCTATATCAAAATGTTTGATTTATGATTAATACCTATCAATTACTACGATATACTACTCAAAGTAACACGTCATAAgttgtaaaaaaatttttttcttcttttgtaCTTTTATGTAAGCTTAGAATTAACatttaaattcttgtttgggtatatttattgaaattccTAAAAGGTTCTTTATTCTTTAGTTAGAAACGCGTAAATAGTTTGAACGAAggaaaaatgaaatttcaaataagaCCTAATAATGGATAAAGTTTGGAAAAAGAATAGTTTCTGGGAAACTCTAACAACGAGTAGCTCGagatttaaagatttgaatGTGTGTGTTATGAAATAAGAAGCCTAACAAAGcaagaattttatttttttttttattagtattagtTCAACTTTCCATtgaggaaaaaaaaattattgtgttaaataattgtattaaattaatatatcaaatttaaatataatacagAAATAGATTATAAGCATTTGAAAATGAGTGGAGAATTAGCAAATTATAAGAGACTTGAAAAAGTTGGGGAAGGTACCTATGGTGTTGTTTATAAGGCTTTGGATTTGCGTAACGGTCAACGAATCGTTGCTTTAAAGAAGATTAGATTAGAAAGTGAAGATGAAGGTGTTCCAAGTACTGCCATTCGTGAAATCTctcttttaaaagaattaaaagatgataatattgTTAAGTTATATGATATCGTTCATGCAGACGCACATAAGTTATATCTTGTTTTTGAGTTTTTGGATTTGGatttaaaaagatatatgGAAAGTATCCCCAAGGATCAATCATTAGGtgataaaattatcaagaaaTTCATGATGCAGTTGTGTAAGGGGATAGCATACTGTCATTCTCATCGTATCTTGCATCGTGATTTGAAACCTCagaatcttttaataaatagaGATgggaatttgaaattaggTGATTTTGGTCTTGCAAGAGCATTTGGTGTCCCATTAAGAGCTTATACACATGAAATTGTCACACTATGGTACAGATCCCCTGAAGTGTTGTTAGGTGGGAAACAATATAGTACTGGTGTGGATATTTGGTCGATCGGGTGTATCTTTGCTGAAATGTGTAATAGAAAGCCGATTTTCAGTGGTGATAGTGAGATTGatcaaattttcaaaatctttaGAATCCTGGGTACTCCAAACGAATCTATTTGGCCTGATATCGTCTATTTGCCGGATTTCAAACCAAGTTTCCCTAAATGGCACCGTAAGGATTTAGCACAAATTGTTCCATCTCTGGATTCACATGGGATCgatttattagataaattattGGCCTATGATCCTATCAATAGAATAAGCGCAAGAAGAGCTGTCATCCATCCATATTTCCAATAGATGCAGCATTATACCTAAAAATTCGCTCTTTTTAAAACAGTATCGTACACtttcattatatatttcatttttcttttcctaTTCTCTCTatctctctctctctctctccTCTTCAACCCCTCTCTATCTTTTGGATATATCCATTATATAATCAATCTCACATATATACTACATAATTGTATTATCATCAAACTCAAATGcacttctaataattttaatttttttggctATTTCTGTTCTTAACGActgtaataattatttatattttatattcactaaatacattttaaaataattaaacaTTCCAAAATATTTGCAAAAGAGAGTC
Proteins encoded in this window:
- the LGE1 gene encoding Lge1p (similar to Saccharomyces cerevisiae LGE1 (YPL055C); ancestral locus Anc_8.511) — its product is MSESSRYNQKPSRYNPSTSIRGRGNYQSSRGRAPYHRSNRYHHHNNNAPNQYSESYTPYNSTYNTPYNAQYNQPPNQEPNRYYQNQQTTFHNNRRYDPSYSQQYSSSNNRYQYSQQSYQDQELPSPYDDNTNSNNITSQDNNNNNNNNNNTTHKNYIPRHSPIPYHTRGSESNNTNGQSSSNGISIPTTNNGINKSPIPKEKRMEDSISPFFYLTDIDKSIDKSIDPTLFNRTKQIYEISEELDKKLYDHEFQLFKNELEFGLLTSQSERDQLNVQLTQEKLDSLLMR
- the AMN1 gene encoding Amn1p (similar to Saccharomyces cerevisiae AMN1 (YBR158W); ancestral locus Anc_8.510) translates to MLTTFTISNNKRKLQYNNNYNSNKKLKLSKLNTHSHSPSQTITPPRTPTTSHQIFNQPELLNIILSNLDSNSLFNCLKVSKLWYHSTIPFIETQNLTFKSFKQLETFNNNNLTKLVNYSPKSLMLQNIHQSSIIPQNISLKNLIHLSYHNCSKILPPIDWFVSENLQSLKSLTISNNQLLDDNYLLSISPFLKNLKYLDLRACYNISDIGITSIATNCPNLIFINLNRKKHFIATKKNHIISSISLMAIANYTNIKILGISGSSICDAGMFQLIKNRGKHLITLSINDCTLLTNHSLKIFSNNFKLLPILTRLEICRIEKNFGNFNLKSLQNWRLKNHLNLLQIKFTNHHHLKSHHHFL
- the IFA38 gene encoding ketoreductase (similar to Saccharomyces cerevisiae YBR159W; ancestral locus Anc_8.512), whose amino-acid sequence is MSFAEQVQTDSCAFNALLWVVFSFGILKFVSFTLRYVSLIADLFFLPKTNFKKYGAKAGSYAVISGASDGIGKEYAGQLAQRGFNLVLISRTLSKLETLQKEFETKYKIQVRILAIDISQDVKENYIAIKEICSELPITVLINNVGRSHSIPVPFLETEEQEIRDIITINNTATLMITQIIAPMIVNTVKRGNKKHCGLILTMGSFGGLIPTPLLATYSGSKSFLQAWSNSLAGELKSSNIDVELVNSYLVTSAMSKIRRTSVMIPNPRQFVKATLNSVGTRGGSQNRFATMTPYWSHALYQFVISETIGVYSKLVNSINYSMHKSIRARALRKAARDAKKN
- the CDC28 gene encoding cyclin-dependent serine/threonine-protein kinase CDC28 (similar to Saccharomyces cerevisiae CDC28 (YBR160W); ancestral locus Anc_8.513) codes for the protein MSGELANYKRLEKVGEGTYGVVYKALDLRNGQRIVALKKIRLESEDEGVPSTAIREISLLKELKDDNIVKLYDIVHADAHKLYLVFEFLDLDLKRYMESIPKDQSLGDKIIKKFMMQLCKGIAYCHSHRILHRDLKPQNLLINRDGNLKLGDFGLARAFGVPLRAYTHEIVTLWYRSPEVLLGGKQYSTGVDIWSIGCIFAEMCNRKPIFSGDSEIDQIFKIFRILGTPNESIWPDIVYLPDFKPSFPKWHRKDLAQIVPSLDSHGIDLLDKLLAYDPINRISARRAVIHPYFQ